In Pedobacter heparinus DSM 2366, the following are encoded in one genomic region:
- a CDS encoding deoxyhypusine synthase family protein, protein MSTTRGPISQFMERNYLHFNAAAMMDAAKGYETHLDEGGKMMITLAGAMSTAELGISLAEMIRQDKVSIISCTGANLEEDIMNLVAHSHYKRVPNYRDLSPQDEWDLLENHYNRVTDTCIPEEEAFRRLQKHIYKIWKDADAAGERYFPHEFMYKMLLSGDLEQYYEIDPKNSWMLAAAEKNLPIVVPGWEDSTMGNIFASYTMKGEIKATTMKSGIEYMGWLANWYIANSAGKGIGFFQIGGGIAGDFPICVVPMLYQDMEMENIPFWSYFCQISDSTTSYGSYSGAVPNEKITWGKLDIHTPKFIVESDATIVAPLIFAWILKM, encoded by the coding sequence GCGCAATTATCTCCATTTTAATGCGGCAGCCATGATGGATGCAGCAAAAGGATATGAAACACATTTGGATGAGGGTGGTAAAATGATGATTACCCTTGCAGGGGCGATGAGCACGGCGGAGCTGGGTATTTCGCTGGCAGAAATGATCCGTCAGGATAAAGTTTCGATCATTTCATGCACCGGGGCCAACCTTGAAGAGGACATCATGAACCTTGTTGCACATTCACATTATAAGCGCGTGCCGAATTACCGCGACCTGAGTCCGCAGGACGAGTGGGACCTGTTGGAAAACCATTACAACCGGGTTACGGATACCTGTATTCCTGAAGAAGAAGCTTTTCGCAGGCTACAAAAACACATTTATAAGATCTGGAAAGATGCAGATGCTGCCGGTGAACGGTACTTTCCCCATGAGTTTATGTATAAAATGTTGTTGAGCGGCGACCTGGAGCAATATTATGAAATTGATCCTAAAAATTCATGGATGCTGGCTGCAGCAGAAAAAAACCTGCCTATTGTAGTACCGGGTTGGGAAGATTCGACGATGGGAAATATTTTTGCTTCGTACACCATGAAAGGGGAAATTAAGGCGACCACAATGAAAAGTGGTATTGAATATATGGGCTGGCTGGCCAACTGGTATATTGCGAACAGTGCGGGTAAAGGAATAGGCTTTTTTCAGATTGGTGGTGGTATAGCAGGTGATTTTCCGATCTGTGTTGTGCCTATGCTTTATCAGGATATGGAAATGGAGAACATTCCTTTCTGGAGTTATTTCTGCCAGATCTCGGATTCGACTACTTCTTATGGATCTTATTCAGGAGCAGTGCCGAACGAGAAGATTACCTGGGGTAAGCTGGACATCCACACCCCTAAATTTATTGTAGAATCGGATGCTACAATAGTGGCACCACTGATATTTGCATGGATATTAAAAATGTAA